In Exiguobacterium sp. BMC-KP, one DNA window encodes the following:
- a CDS encoding cysteine hydrolase family protein: MNTALIIVDIQKDYFPNGKMELSNPEAAATNAAKVLEWFRKNNKENIFHVQHIASNPAMGFFLPETEGVEIHETVEPLKDETIVIKQFANSFLQTDLEKHLAKNEITKLVVVGMMTHMCIDATVRAAVDLGFETTLIEDACATRDLSYDGKVVPAEQVHYSFVSALQGMYAEVTSTESFLQNRA; this comes from the coding sequence ATGAACACAGCTTTAATTATTGTAGATATTCAAAAAGATTATTTTCCTAATGGAAAAATGGAACTGAGTAACCCAGAAGCAGCAGCAACTAATGCAGCAAAAGTTTTGGAGTGGTTCAGAAAAAATAATAAAGAAAACATTTTTCATGTACAGCATATAGCAAGCAACCCTGCTATGGGCTTCTTCCTTCCGGAGACGGAAGGTGTTGAGATACATGAAACAGTCGAGCCTTTGAAAGATGAAACGATTGTAATCAAGCAGTTCGCAAATAGCTTCCTACAAACAGACTTAGAAAAGCATTTAGCGAAAAATGAAATCACTAAGTTGGTAGTCGTCGGAATGATGACACACATGTGTATCGATGCAACTGTTCGCGCTGCTGTAGACTTAGGTTTTGAAACCACATTGATTGAAGACGCTTGTGCAACTAGAGACTTATCATATGACGGAAAAGTTGTTCCAGCCGAACAGGTTCACTATTCATTCGTTAGTGCATTACAAGGAATGTATGCTGAAGTCACTTCAACTGAAAGCTTTTTACAAAATAGAGCTTGA